From a single Desulfitibacter alkalitolerans DSM 16504 genomic region:
- a CDS encoding isochorismatase family protein — protein sequence MTKMVPDPKFKDTGGKYGFDLEMLEQAFKEAKRIYKERGFQKRMGYGKAPAITTVDMAKAWMSEGHPFTCDKSEEICANALKVLEAGRKSGVPIFHSTTGYTGEKQWDLPKWDEKIPMHALDINSHWLEIDPKIKPQPEEPLIYKKYASNFFGTHLAMTLVNLGVDTVIVMGATASACVRHTVMDSTGYGFKTIVPEGTIGDRVPGVVEWNLFDMDAKFADVEPLENVIKYLEGIDKSVYKKNNK from the coding sequence ATGACAAAAATGGTTCCAGATCCTAAGTTTAAAGACACTGGCGGAAAGTATGGTTTTGACCTAGAAATGCTGGAGCAGGCGTTTAAGGAAGCTAAAAGGATTTATAAAGAAAGAGGCTTTCAAAAAAGAATGGGGTATGGTAAAGCACCTGCAATAACAACAGTAGACATGGCTAAGGCTTGGATGTCGGAAGGTCATCCATTTACATGTGATAAATCTGAGGAGATATGTGCTAATGCCCTTAAGGTGCTGGAAGCTGGAAGAAAATCGGGGGTTCCCATTTTCCATTCAACTACTGGGTACACAGGAGAAAAACAATGGGATTTACCAAAATGGGATGAAAAAATTCCAATGCATGCACTAGATATTAATTCACATTGGCTTGAAATTGACCCTAAGATTAAACCACAACCAGAAGAGCCACTTATTTACAAAAAGTACGCAAGCAATTTTTTTGGGACACATCTGGCTATGACTTTAGTTAACTTAGGGGTTGACACAGTAATAGTAATGGGAGCAACAGCAAGTGCATGTGTTAGACATACTGTTATGGATTCAACTGGATATGGGTTTAAAACAATTGTTCCGGAAGGTACTATTGGTGACAGAGTACCAGGAGTTGTTGAGTGGAACTTATTTGATATGGATGCTAAATTTGCGGACGTAGAGCCATTAGAAAACGTGATAAAATATTTGGAGGGCATAGATAAAAGTGTATATAAAAAAAATAATAAATAA
- a CDS encoding IS110 family transposase, with product MKKHMLSTLFVGVDVSLRSQHAVMLDFFGEQLASFPFPNNASGASLIISEIIKHASSIDATHVVVAMESTSFYSFHLCNYLFQAPELAALHTKVYCLNPKVTRAYQNTFVDVDKDDPHDAYGIADFARTGKITSKPFQGSQFVALQRLTRARLHLVENLSREKSYVLTNMFIKFSELAAISIKDSDCPFSNKFGATSMAVLEEMSPEQIAYAPLEELIDFLMLKGNGRFTDPEAKARLLQKAARDSYRLDKALYEPLNAAIAASFNCIKALETEIKAVDKAIVKAVGGLASNGYKCLLSIKGFGPVISAGLIAEIGFISRFSSEEKLAKYSGLTWRKKQSGSFTSDITYMTKSGNQYLRYYLGEAVMSLLKNNNSDYTAFYRKKYDEAIRFKHKRALALTSRKLVRLIFALLRDNRLYTNEKEMTKAI from the coding sequence ATGAAAAAACATATGCTTTCCACTCTCTTTGTTGGTGTGGATGTGAGTTTACGCTCTCAACACGCCGTAATGTTAGATTTTTTTGGAGAGCAGCTTGCATCCTTCCCATTCCCCAATAATGCATCCGGCGCTTCGCTAATTATCTCTGAAATAATTAAGCACGCCTCTTCTATTGATGCGACTCATGTAGTTGTTGCTATGGAATCTACTTCTTTTTACAGTTTCCATTTATGCAACTACCTCTTTCAAGCTCCAGAGCTTGCTGCCCTCCACACAAAGGTTTACTGTCTTAACCCAAAGGTCACTAGGGCTTATCAGAATACCTTTGTGGATGTGGACAAGGATGATCCTCATGATGCCTACGGCATTGCCGATTTTGCAAGAACCGGCAAGATTACTTCAAAACCTTTTCAGGGTTCCCAGTTTGTAGCTCTCCAGCGCCTTACCCGCGCCAGACTACATCTGGTTGAAAATCTTTCAAGAGAAAAATCCTATGTCCTAACTAATATGTTTATAAAATTTAGTGAACTGGCAGCCATTAGTATCAAAGACTCTGACTGCCCATTCTCTAATAAATTTGGAGCAACATCTATGGCTGTTCTTGAAGAAATGTCACCAGAGCAGATCGCTTATGCCCCTTTAGAAGAACTAATTGACTTTCTTATGCTAAAAGGAAATGGACGTTTTACCGATCCAGAAGCTAAGGCTAGGCTTCTTCAAAAAGCAGCTCGTGATTCCTATCGTCTTGATAAGGCATTATATGAACCGCTCAACGCAGCAATTGCTGCATCTTTCAACTGCATCAAAGCTCTTGAAACTGAGATTAAAGCAGTTGATAAAGCAATTGTAAAAGCAGTTGGTGGTCTTGCCAGCAATGGATATAAGTGTTTGCTTTCAATCAAAGGTTTTGGTCCTGTCATTTCTGCCGGACTTATCGCTGAAATAGGTTTTATTAGCCGTTTTAGCTCGGAGGAAAAACTAGCAAAGTATTCAGGTCTTACCTGGCGTAAAAAGCAGTCAGGATCCTTTACAAGCGATATTACTTATATGACCAAGAGCGGTAATCAGTATCTTAGATACTACCTTGGCGAGGCTGTCATGAGCCTTCTTAAAAACAATAACAGCGACTATACGGCATTCTATCGAAAGAAATATGATGAAGCCATTCGCTTCAAGCACAAAAGAGCACTCGCACTGACTTCAAGAAAACTAGTCAGGTTGATTTTCGCCCTGCTACGCGACAACCGACTTTACACTAACGAAAAGGAGATGACGAAAGCCATTTAA